In a genomic window of Streptomyces koelreuteriae:
- a CDS encoding helix-turn-helix domain-containing protein: MTRAPQPSALPPERTRLASALRELRTGTGLSLAALAAKTTFSKSSWERYLNGKTLPPGQAVRELCRLAGEPEGRCLALWELAESEWSGRAAARPTDAPGPADPPGPDAGHPVGGRGTVMAVLASVCALAAGGLSIALVLVAGHTGDSRPSAPPSFAPAPRCQGATCEGQDPMPMKCGTHPLTLATHRTSTGAHLELRYSTECGASWARMWSTRIGDRLEMDPGGEDTGRPHTARITDGVAAQSYVYTPMTEATPGATVRACFHPVTGGSRECFEARV, encoded by the coding sequence ATGACACGGGCCCCGCAGCCCTCCGCACTGCCGCCGGAACGCACCCGACTGGCCTCCGCTCTACGGGAGTTGCGCACCGGCACGGGACTGAGCCTGGCGGCCCTCGCGGCGAAGACCACGTTCAGCAAGTCGTCCTGGGAGCGCTACCTCAACGGCAAGACGCTCCCGCCCGGCCAGGCGGTGCGGGAGCTGTGCCGTCTGGCCGGCGAGCCGGAGGGCCGCTGTCTGGCGCTGTGGGAACTCGCGGAGTCGGAATGGAGCGGCCGGGCGGCGGCGCGGCCCACGGACGCGCCTGGGCCCGCGGACCCCCCGGGCCCGGACGCCGGGCATCCCGTCGGCGGCAGGGGCACGGTCATGGCGGTCCTCGCCTCGGTCTGCGCGCTGGCGGCCGGCGGCCTCTCCATCGCCCTGGTCCTCGTCGCGGGCCACACCGGCGACAGCCGCCCCTCCGCACCGCCGTCCTTCGCCCCGGCACCCCGCTGCCAGGGAGCCACCTGCGAGGGCCAGGACCCGATGCCCATGAAGTGCGGCACCCACCCGCTCACCCTCGCCACGCACCGCACGTCCACGGGAGCCCACCTCGAACTGCGCTACAGCACGGAGTGCGGGGCGAGTTGGGCGAGGATGTGGAGCACCCGCATCGGCGACCGCCTGGAGATGGACCCGGGCGGCGAAGACACGGGCCGCCCGCACACCGCCCGGATCACGGACGGCGTCGCCGCGCAGTCCTACGTCTACACCCCGATGACCGAGGCGACCCCCGGCGCGACGGTCCGGGCCTGCTTCCACCCGGTGACGGGAGGCAGCCGCGAATGCTTCGAGGCCCGCGTCTGA